The region GTCGGCGCGATAATCATGAAAATGGTACGCTACCTGTTGATCGTCCAGCCAGCGGCGCGCTTTCTTTATAGTGTCACAATTTTTAATGCCGTATAGGGTCAGCGCCATAGAGGGAAAATCCTTTCTGCTTATTGAGTTGCATGACGATTGCTGTACTGGACAGCACGGCTCGGCGGAGCCTAATCGTGCGATAGCCCAGCATGCCGAAAAAAGGCGGGGAGATCTACTGTGAACTGTGTAGCAGAAATAGGCGTCAGTACACTTTTTATACTTTCATAACACTTTTACCTGATTAAAAAGTGTGCGTATAATGCGTCGCCGTTAATCACCAAGAGGTTCGCATGGTAGAAGTAGAAGTGAGTACTTGGAAAGATTTTATTGAAGCAATGTTACGTAAATAATAACGAGAAGTACTGTTAGTCATTGCATACCAGGAATAAAATCATACGAATAAGCAGTATTGAGTCTCTCAATACTGCTTTTTTTCTATCCAAAAAGGGGAAACCTGAGTAAATAAAAGAGGCTATTATTGGCTAGCGTGCGAATTTTATTTTTCTCTATTTAATTCATGATAATGGCTGATTAAGGGCGAATTTCGCGGCGGCGATGGCGTGGAGGTAACTCGTATCAAAAAGAGGAACCGTCGCATCTGCTGCACCGATTAACAGCGGAATTTCCGTACAACCCAGAATGATGCCTTCTGCGCCTTGCTGTTCAAGCTGCTGGATAATGTCCCGATAAACCTGCCGCGAGGTGTCGTTAATGTTCCCCAGACACAGTTCGTCGTAAATGATGCGGTTAACGGCCTCTTTCCCCACCTGATCGGGAACAATCACGTCCACGCCAAAGCGTTCCTGAATGCGTTGGCGATAAAAGTCTTGCTCCATCGTGTAGCGGGTGCCGAGCAAACCAACTTTCTTCAATCCGTGCTGTTTCAGACTGGCTCCGGTAGCATCGGCAATATGTAAAAGGGGGCGCTGGCTGGCGCGTTCAACTTCATCAGCGACTTTATGCATGGTGTTGGTACAGATGACGATCGCGTCAGCTCCCGCCTGACGTAATCCTACGGCGATATTACCCAGCACGGTAGCAGCCTGAGCCCAATCCCCCTGTGACTGTAATTGTTCTATCTCGTGAAAATCGACACTGTGAAGGATGATTTTGGCGGAGTGCAGGCCACCTAGTTGGTTTTTCACATATTCGTTAATAATGCGATAATACGGGATAGTGGATTCCCAGCTCATTCCCCCGATAAGACCCAGCGTTTTACTTACCATAGTGTCTCCCTTCGATATCATAAAAAGTAATGAATCAGCCAGAACTGAACTCTCCGCGTTCTGCATCGGATTAAAATAGGGCAACCGGGCTACTCGGTATACATTTTTAGCGACTTTTATCACTTTTTATCCAACTTCAACTGGACAAAAGGTCAATCTATTGTTGTACTGTACGTGACACAGATTTTGTGTCTTTCATTCATGTAAAGGTAAGTTTGATGTCTAAGATTAAAGGTAGTGTTAAGTGGTTTAATGAGTCCAAGGGCTTCGGTTTCATTACTCCAGAAGATGGTAGCAAAGACGTGTTCGTACACTTCTCTGCCATCCAGAGCAATGGTTTCAAAACTCTGGCTGAAGGTCAGCGTGTAGAGTTCGAAATCACTGACGGTGCCAAAGGTCCTTCTGCTGCTAACGTTAACGCTATTTAATTATACCGATTTCGTGAAAAACCCGCCGATGGCGGGTTTTTTTTGCTTTATTTTTCATGATGGTGTCAGAGTGTTGCCACCCAAGTGACCAAGGCAAACGCCAATGCGGTCATCAGCAATGAACCCGCCAGATTCAACAGGACGTGTAACCCCGCTGCCGCCAACTGCCCACTTTGCAGAAACATAACGACTTCTGCGGAAAAGGTCGAAAACGTTGTTAAGCCGCCGCACAGCCCAGTAGTAATCAATATTTTCCAGTCCTGATCGAGACTGGGATGACGCAGGAAGAAAGCGAGCGCGCCACCAATAACGAAAGCACCAATCAAGTTGGCAAGCAGGGTACCCAACGGCAACGCTGGATACAGATTGTTAAACTTAACGCCTAACTGCCAGCGCGCCACGCTACCGACTCCGCCGCCAATAAATACTGCGAGTAATGTACTAAGCATAGAAACCTTTCTTGGATTGCTTTTGCATGGATTGTTTCCGCATGGTTTTTTTGCGATCTCGGAGAGTTGTGGGCAGGACGCTACGCCCTCTCTGCGAGGTGGACGTAGACATCATTAGCCGAGTGGCGGTTGTACCCTATATCTCGGGCTGCCAGCGTTTTTGGTGGCGTTAGGGTAGGGAGGAATGTCATCTCCGCTTTAGTATGAAAAGTTTACGCCGTCAGGCGGGGTTTTTGTAGTGATGCAGAGAGGAAAGTTGTAAAGCGATCTGAATGCGTGCGAAAGCGGCGTCTTACTTTGTTACAGATGCAGATTGTGTCGTGCTGCGTAAGGTTTTACATAGAGGACATAGGGTACAAAGAATTTTTTCGACAACGATGTTTTTTTGACAACCACTATTCGACAAGTACGAGTTCTCGTTTGCTGGCGTCTCCAGCCTCTGTAAATCAGGTAGGTTTGTATGGAAGGTATCAGTATTGCCAAACTATTGGTGATTGGCGCATTAATCATTCTGCTGTTCGGTACGAATAAACTTCGTAGCCTGGGCGGTGATTTAGGTACGGCGATTAAAGGCTTTAAAAAGGCGATGAATGACGATCAACCGACCAAGACAGATGACACGGCTGCGCTGAATGATTCGTCTCGCAAAGAATCCTGATCGCACTCCACATAACAAAACGGACGGCAATTGCCGTCCGTTTTTTATTTCCACACAAAAAATGTGTAAAAAACTATGAGCGCTTATTTTACTTCGATGCCCTTTGCCTGTAGGTCGGCATGGTAGGATGAGCGAACAAACGGGCCACAGGCCGCGTGGGTAAAGCCCATCGCCATCGCTTCGGCTTTCATCTCATCGAACTCATCCGGGCTGACGTAGCGCTGTACCGGCAGGTGATGGCGGCTCGGCTGTAAATATTGTCCCAGCGTCAGCATCGTTACGCCGTGGCGGCGCAGGTCGCGCATGACTTCTACGATTTCAGCATTGGTTTCCCCCAATCCCACCATCAGGCCAGATTTGGTCGGGATATCGGGATGCGCGCTCTTGAAGTTTTCCAGCAGCTTCAGCGACCATTCATAGTTCGCACCGGGGCGAACCTGACGGTAAACGCGCGGTACGTTTTCCAGGTTGTGGTTGAACACATCCGGCGGCGTGGCGGTCAGGATTTCTAACGCGCGATCCATACGACCACGGAAGTCTGGCACCAGCGTTTCGATACGGATATTCGGGTTCTTGCGGCGAATGGCGCTAATACAATCCGCAAAGTGCTGAGCACCACCGTCGCGCAGGTCATCACGGTCAACAGAGGTGATCACGACGTAGCGCAAGCCCATGTCATGGATGGTCTGTGCCAGTTTCTCAGGCTCATTCGCATCCGGTGTAAGTGGGCGGCCGTGGGCAACGTCACAGAACGGGCAGCGACGGGTACAAATGGCACCCAGGATCATGAAGGTGGCGGTGCCGTGGTTGAAACACTCTGCCAGATTCGGACAGGACGCTTCTTCGCAAACTGAGTGCAACCCGTTTTTGCGCATGGCCGCTTTGATTCCCTGAATACGGCTCGAATCCGCTGGAAGTTTAATCTTCATCCATTCAGGTTTGCGCAGAAGCTCTTGGCGTTCGGTAACAACAGTACGTACCGGGATTAGCGCCATCTTATCGGCATCGCGGTATTTGACGCCGCGTTCGATCTGAATCGGTTTACTCATGTTTGCGTAAGTTCCAGTTCTGAATCGTTTCTTTAAATTTATTTTTCAAATTCAAAGGATTATGTTTTTGGTTAAACTTTTTTTTAAAAAACTATAAAAATTATATCATCTTGCCTAATCACAATCAGCCTTTGCGCGATCAAAATGAAGAAATTATGTGAATAAAATGTAATTTATCAAAAAATGATCGCCTAACCGACTGATTTTTATTAACAGGATGAAATGCGTTAACCAGGAAGCGGCTCACCCTGAACGTCCAGATTCCACGAAACAAATTCGGGTGCGGAGTAGCCGACTAACTGCAAAAAGGTGTTTACCAGCACAGGGGCGGTGTCATCCAGCGTGACGCCCTGCACCAGATCGCTGATTTGCGTCATCTCCATTCCGGCGTAACCACACGGGTTAATGCGCAGGAAAGGAGAAAGATCCATGGCGATATTCAGCGCCA is a window of Pectobacterium punjabense DNA encoding:
- the ypfM gene encoding protein YpfM; the encoded protein is MVEVEVSTWKDFIEAMLRK
- a CDS encoding aspartate/glutamate racemase family protein, encoding MVSKTLGLIGGMSWESTIPYYRIINEYVKNQLGGLHSAKIILHSVDFHEIEQLQSQGDWAQAATVLGNIAVGLRQAGADAIVICTNTMHKVADEVERASQRPLLHIADATGASLKQHGLKKVGLLGTRYTMEQDFYRQRIQERFGVDVIVPDQVGKEAVNRIIYDELCLGNINDTSRQVYRDIIQQLEQQGAEGIILGCTEIPLLIGAADATVPLFDTSYLHAIAAAKFALNQPLS
- the cspE gene encoding transcription antiterminator/RNA stability regulator CspE, yielding MSKIKGSVKWFNESKGFGFITPEDGSKDVFVHFSAIQSNGFKTLAEGQRVEFEITDGAKGPSAANVNAI
- the crcB gene encoding fluoride efflux transporter CrcB translates to MLSTLLAVFIGGGVGSVARWQLGVKFNNLYPALPLGTLLANLIGAFVIGGALAFFLRHPSLDQDWKILITTGLCGGLTTFSTFSAEVVMFLQSGQLAAAGLHVLLNLAGSLLMTALAFALVTWVATL
- the tatA gene encoding Sec-independent protein translocase subunit TatA; the protein is MEGISIAKLLVIGALIILLFGTNKLRSLGGDLGTAIKGFKKAMNDDQPTKTDDTAALNDSSRKES
- the lipA gene encoding lipoyl synthase; translated protein: MSKPIQIERGVKYRDADKMALIPVRTVVTERQELLRKPEWMKIKLPADSSRIQGIKAAMRKNGLHSVCEEASCPNLAECFNHGTATFMILGAICTRRCPFCDVAHGRPLTPDANEPEKLAQTIHDMGLRYVVITSVDRDDLRDGGAQHFADCISAIRRKNPNIRIETLVPDFRGRMDRALEILTATPPDVFNHNLENVPRVYRQVRPGANYEWSLKLLENFKSAHPDIPTKSGLMVGLGETNAEIVEVMRDLRRHGVTMLTLGQYLQPSRHHLPVQRYVSPDEFDEMKAEAMAMGFTHAACGPFVRSSYHADLQAKGIEVK